From one Pseudactinotalea sp. HY158 genomic stretch:
- the arc gene encoding proteasome ATPase — protein sequence MSDVPGRIGSGARTIDEVRKEAVDLAAKNERLVAALTSARTQLVELRGQLEEMSRPPASYATFLARHEDRTVDVFSSGRKLRLGVVAAIDVDALHPGQELQLNDAMTVVAAGEYERAGELVTVKETYGADRVLVVGRADDERVLRLSGPLLAEPVRVGDTLSADPRTGFAFEKIARTDVEELTLEEVPDVGYGDIGGLTTQIEQIRDAVELPFLHPDLYREHGLKPPKGLLLYGPPGCGKTLIAKAVATSLAATALARTDGGAPGRRDEHGGSQVAQKSYFINVKGPELLNKFVGETERHIRLIFGRAREKASQGIPVVVFFDEMESLFRTRGTGVSSDVETTIVPQLLAEIDGVERLDNVIVIGASNREDMIDPAILRPGRLDVKVKIERPDAESARDIFAKYLTADLPIHPDDLAEHDGGHARAVAAMIDATVERMYSREPENEFLEVTYASGDKEILYFKDFASGAMIANIVDRAKKGAIKDLLATGTRGIRLDHLLAGCLAEFRENEDLPNTTNPDDWARVSGKKGERIVFIRTIVQHKGAPEAHRRIEQVGTTGQYL from the coding sequence ATGAGTGACGTTCCCGGTCGGATCGGTTCCGGCGCGCGCACGATCGACGAGGTGCGCAAGGAGGCCGTGGATCTGGCGGCCAAGAACGAGCGGCTCGTGGCCGCCCTCACCTCGGCGCGCACGCAGCTGGTCGAGCTGCGTGGCCAACTCGAGGAGATGAGCAGGCCCCCGGCCTCGTATGCCACGTTCCTCGCCCGACACGAGGACCGCACGGTCGACGTCTTCTCCTCCGGGCGGAAGCTGCGCCTGGGGGTGGTCGCCGCGATCGACGTCGACGCGCTGCACCCCGGCCAGGAGCTGCAGCTCAACGACGCCATGACCGTCGTGGCGGCCGGCGAGTACGAGCGAGCCGGCGAGCTGGTCACCGTGAAGGAGACCTACGGCGCCGATCGGGTGCTCGTCGTCGGGCGCGCGGACGACGAGCGCGTCCTTCGCCTGTCCGGTCCCCTGCTCGCCGAGCCGGTCCGGGTGGGCGACACCCTGAGCGCGGACCCACGCACGGGCTTCGCCTTCGAGAAGATCGCCCGCACCGACGTCGAGGAGCTCACGCTCGAGGAGGTGCCCGACGTCGGCTACGGCGACATCGGCGGCCTGACCACCCAGATCGAGCAGATCCGCGACGCGGTCGAGCTGCCCTTCCTCCACCCCGACCTCTACCGCGAGCACGGCCTCAAGCCCCCGAAGGGCCTCCTGCTCTACGGCCCGCCCGGCTGCGGCAAGACCCTCATCGCCAAGGCCGTGGCCACCTCGCTGGCCGCCACCGCGCTCGCGCGCACGGACGGCGGCGCACCGGGGCGCCGGGACGAGCACGGCGGTTCCCAGGTCGCGCAGAAGTCGTACTTCATCAACGTCAAGGGCCCCGAGCTGCTCAACAAGTTCGTGGGCGAGACGGAACGCCACATCCGGCTGATCTTCGGCCGAGCCCGCGAGAAGGCCTCCCAGGGCATCCCCGTCGTCGTGTTCTTCGACGAGATGGAGTCGCTGTTCCGCACCCGTGGCACCGGCGTCTCCTCGGACGTCGAGACGACGATCGTGCCGCAGCTCCTCGCCGAGATCGACGGTGTCGAACGGCTCGACAACGTCATCGTCATCGGCGCCTCGAACCGGGAGGACATGATCGACCCGGCGATCCTGCGGCCGGGCCGCCTCGACGTCAAGGTGAAGATCGAGCGCCCCGACGCCGAGTCCGCGCGCGACATCTTCGCCAAGTACCTCACCGCTGACCTGCCCATCCACCCCGACGACCTCGCCGAGCACGACGGCGGCCACGCGCGCGCCGTGGCCGCGATGATCGATGCGACCGTCGAGCGGATGTACTCCCGCGAGCCGGAGAACGAGTTCCTCGAGGTCACCTACGCCAGCGGCGACAAGGAGATCCTCTACTTCAAGGACTTCGCCTCCGGCGCGATGATCGCCAATATCGTGGACCGGGCGAAGAAGGGCGCCATCAAGGATCTGCTCGCCACCGGCACCCGCGGCATCCGGCTCGACCACCTGCTCGCGGGCTGCCTGGCCGAGTTCCGCGAGAACGAGGACCTTCCGAACACCACGAACCCGGACGACTGGGCTCGGGTGTCCGGCAAGAAGGGCGAACGCATCGTGTTCATCCGCACGATCGTCCAGCACAAGGGCGCCCCGGAGGCGCACCGGCGGATCGAACAGGTGGGAACCACGGGGCAGTACCTGTGA
- the dop gene encoding depupylase/deamidase Dop, with translation MTVRRIMGIETEYGVVGVGDPWANPMLMSAQLVTAYAAAVGLGRARWDFHDEDPLNDARGFRLDRAAAHPSQLTDGDAGDAGDTGDAADPPQVWGTVTQRRRADEAGRGELTSNVILPNGARYYVDHAHPEYSGPEVTGPGDLVRWDRAGDEILLRSSRLLAQYPGLPPVALYKNNTDGKGASYGTHENYLVDRGVPFADIVSVLTPFLLSRPIFCGAGRVGLGQRGERAGFQLSQRADFIEAEVGLETTLRRPIINTRDEPHADPDRYRRLHVIVGDANLVQPSTLLKAGTTSLVLWLLETGGVPPELWNLHLADPVGAAGTISHDLTLTAAVPTTDGRELTALEIQRIYLGAVRDRLAAEAARPGAPATDPETAEVMRRWADVLDRLEVDVLSCARDVEWVAKYRLLEGMRTRDGLDWDSPRLAALDLQWSDLRPEKGIYHTLERAGAVEVLVTAEEAAAAISVAPEDTRAYFRGECIRRYGDEIDSANWDAVVFDLPGEENLHRIPMPEPHRGTRGHVHDLLTTSPTATDLVAALREASDPGA, from the coding sequence GTGACCGTCCGCCGGATCATGGGGATCGAGACCGAGTACGGCGTCGTCGGCGTGGGCGATCCCTGGGCGAATCCCATGCTCATGAGCGCCCAGCTCGTCACGGCCTACGCGGCCGCGGTCGGTCTGGGGCGGGCGCGCTGGGACTTCCACGACGAGGATCCCCTGAACGACGCGCGCGGCTTCCGGCTCGACCGGGCGGCGGCGCACCCCAGCCAGCTCACGGACGGTGACGCTGGTGACGCCGGTGACACCGGCGACGCAGCCGACCCGCCGCAGGTGTGGGGCACGGTGACCCAGCGCCGCCGCGCGGACGAGGCGGGTCGGGGCGAACTCACCTCAAACGTCATCCTCCCGAACGGCGCCCGCTACTACGTCGACCACGCCCATCCCGAGTACTCGGGCCCGGAGGTCACCGGCCCGGGCGATCTCGTGCGCTGGGACCGAGCGGGCGACGAGATCCTGCTGCGCTCCTCGCGGCTGCTGGCCCAGTACCCCGGCCTGCCGCCCGTGGCGCTGTACAAGAACAACACCGACGGCAAGGGCGCCTCCTACGGCACCCACGAGAACTACCTCGTCGACCGGGGCGTGCCGTTCGCCGACATCGTCTCGGTGCTCACCCCGTTCCTGCTCAGCCGGCCGATCTTCTGCGGCGCCGGCCGGGTCGGCCTCGGTCAGCGCGGCGAGCGGGCGGGCTTCCAACTGAGTCAGCGCGCCGACTTCATCGAGGCCGAGGTCGGACTCGAGACGACGCTGCGGCGCCCGATCATCAACACCCGCGACGAGCCGCACGCCGACCCGGACCGCTATCGGCGCCTGCACGTGATCGTCGGCGATGCGAACCTCGTACAGCCCTCGACCCTCCTCAAGGCGGGCACCACCTCGCTCGTGCTGTGGCTCCTCGAGACCGGCGGCGTGCCGCCGGAGCTGTGGAACCTGCACCTGGCCGACCCCGTCGGCGCCGCGGGCACGATCAGCCACGACCTGACCCTGACCGCGGCCGTTCCCACGACCGACGGCCGGGAGCTCACCGCCCTCGAGATCCAGCGGATCTATCTGGGCGCCGTCCGCGACCGGCTCGCCGCCGAGGCGGCCCGGCCCGGGGCCCCGGCCACCGACCCCGAGACCGCCGAGGTGATGCGCCGCTGGGCCGACGTGCTCGACCGGCTCGAGGTCGACGTCCTCAGCTGCGCCCGGGACGTCGAATGGGTGGCGAAGTATCGACTGCTCGAGGGGATGCGCACCCGGGACGGACTCGACTGGGACAGCCCTCGGCTCGCCGCCCTCGACCTGCAATGGTCGGACCTGCGGCCCGAGAAGGGGATCTATCACACCCTCGAGCGAGCCGGCGCGGTCGAGGTGCTCGTGACCGCGGAGGAGGCCGCCGCCGCGATCTCGGTCGCCCCCGAGGACACCCGCGCCTACTTCCGAGGCGAGTGCATCCGCCGCTACGGCGACGAGATCGACTCCGCGAACTGGGACGCGGTCGTGTTCGACCTCCCGGGCGAGGAGAATCTGCACCGCATTCCGATGCCCGAACCCCACCGTGGCACCCGCGGTCACGTGCACGACCTGCTCACCACGAGCCCGACCGCGACCGACCTCGTGGCCGCGCTGCGGGAGGCGTCCGACCCGGGGGCGTGA
- a CDS encoding ubiquitin-like protein Pup gives MAQRFEKPRPPEDDAAVPPPPTAAQARDVEVDSLLSEIDDVLETNAESFVRGFVQKGGQ, from the coding sequence GTGGCCCAGAGATTCGAGAAGCCGCGTCCGCCCGAGGACGATGCGGCGGTCCCACCCCCGCCCACGGCGGCCCAGGCGCGCGATGTCGAGGTCGATTCCCTGCTGTCGGAGATCGACGACGTGCTGGAGACCAACGCGGAGTCCTTCGTCCGCGGGTTCGTGCAGAAGGGCGGCCAGTGA
- the prcB gene encoding proteasome subunit beta: MSPLPPDRLPASFLTPGSSSFVDFLGAHAPELLPQAADARAAAPTTAHATTIVALTYAGGVVMAGDRRATMGTAIAHRQIEKVFPADEFSAIGIAGTAGLAIDLVRLFQLELEHYEKIEGSLLSLEGKANRLATMVRANLPLALQGLAAVPLFGGYDEGRGIGRIFSYDVVGGRYEEQDHHSVGSGSVYARGSLKKQWSPGMGAAEAIEVALHALVDAADEDSATGGPDAARGIYPMVATVSAEGYRPVTQADLAASTDRIERARAARPERGGAS, translated from the coding sequence GTGAGTCCGCTGCCACCGGATCGGCTGCCGGCGAGCTTCCTCACCCCCGGCAGCTCCTCCTTCGTGGACTTCCTCGGCGCCCACGCCCCCGAGCTGCTGCCGCAAGCCGCCGACGCCCGCGCCGCGGCCCCGACGACCGCGCACGCGACGACGATCGTCGCGCTCACCTACGCCGGCGGCGTGGTCATGGCCGGTGACCGGCGCGCCACGATGGGCACGGCGATCGCGCACCGGCAGATCGAGAAGGTGTTCCCCGCCGACGAGTTCTCGGCGATCGGGATCGCCGGCACGGCCGGGCTGGCGATCGACCTCGTGCGCCTCTTCCAGCTCGAGCTCGAGCACTACGAGAAGATCGAGGGCTCGCTCCTGTCCCTCGAGGGCAAGGCGAATCGGCTCGCGACCATGGTCCGCGCGAACCTTCCGCTCGCGCTCCAGGGCCTCGCGGCCGTGCCGCTCTTCGGCGGCTACGACGAGGGCCGCGGCATCGGCCGCATCTTCTCCTACGACGTGGTCGGCGGGCGGTACGAGGAGCAGGACCACCACAGCGTGGGCTCCGGCTCGGTGTATGCGCGCGGCTCCCTGAAGAAGCAGTGGAGCCCCGGCATGGGCGCCGCGGAGGCGATCGAGGTGGCCCTGCACGCGCTCGTCGACGCGGCCGACGAGGACTCCGCCACCGGCGGCCCGGACGCCGCCCGCGGCATCTACCCGATGGTCGCCACCGTGAGCGCCGAGGGGTACCGGCCCGTGACGCAGGCCGACCTGGCCGCCTCCACCGACCGGATCGAGCGCGCCCGGGCCGCCCGGCCCGAGCGCGGGGGAGCCTCATGA
- the prcA gene encoding proteasome subunit alpha produces MTQPFYVSPEQLMKDRADFARKGIARGRSVVVVGYDGGIAFATENPSRALHKISEIYDRIGFAAVGKYNEFENLRVAGVRYADLRGYSYDRADVTARGLANAYAQTLGSVFTTEAKPLEVEIAVAEVGPAQSEDQIYRLSYDGSVADENGYLVMGGDAQRLGVRLGEGWRPGLTLAEALRLALATLGAGPGASGAEEEPRRLAAEVVEAAVLDRSRLRRSFRRLRPEEITGLIVEPEGA; encoded by the coding sequence ATGACCCAGCCGTTCTACGTCTCGCCCGAACAACTGATGAAGGACCGGGCGGACTTCGCCCGGAAGGGGATCGCCCGGGGCCGCTCCGTCGTCGTCGTCGGCTACGACGGCGGGATCGCCTTCGCCACCGAGAACCCCTCCCGGGCGCTGCACAAGATCAGCGAGATCTACGACCGGATCGGCTTCGCCGCCGTGGGCAAGTACAACGAGTTCGAGAACCTGCGGGTGGCGGGAGTGCGCTACGCCGACCTGCGAGGCTACTCCTACGATCGAGCCGACGTCACCGCCCGGGGCCTGGCCAACGCCTACGCCCAGACGCTCGGATCGGTCTTCACCACGGAGGCGAAGCCGCTCGAGGTGGAGATCGCCGTCGCCGAGGTGGGCCCGGCCCAGTCCGAGGACCAGATATACCGGCTCTCCTACGACGGCTCGGTCGCCGACGAGAACGGGTACCTGGTCATGGGCGGGGACGCCCAGCGGCTCGGCGTCCGGCTCGGCGAGGGCTGGCGCCCCGGCCTCACGCTCGCCGAGGCGCTGCGCCTCGCGCTCGCGACGCTGGGCGCAGGCCCGGGCGCGAGCGGGGCCGAGGAGGAGCCGCGCCGGCTCGCCGCCGAGGTCGTCGAGGCGGCGGTGCTCGACCGGTCCCGGCTGCGCCGGTCGTTCCGACGGCTCCGGCCCGAGGAGATCACCGGCCTGATCGTGGAGCCCGAGGGCGCATGA
- the pafA gene encoding Pup--protein ligase encodes MSRRIFGLETEFGVTCSTTSGRAPTPEEIARYLFRKVVAWGRSSNVFLGNGSRLYLDVGSHPEYATAECDDIHQLLVHDKAGEVLMSTLVDDAQERLEADGIDGRIHLFKNNLDSADNSYGCHENYLLRRRADFARTTDQLVPFLITRQILTGAGHVRITPSGSRYVFSQRSDHMWEATSSATTRSRPIINTRDEPHADADKYRRLHVISGDSSMSHASTMLKVGMTDLVLRLLEAGAILPDLILAEPVRSIRAISHDLTATTQLPLAGGGTASALDAQRAYLDRVRAHLGEHGSSSHDDWVVDLWQRGLDALAGGDLSAVETELDWVIKKRLIDRYVEAGDRALTDPRVRRLDLAYHDISPRTGIFHRLMERGLATRLASEQEIEAATTTPPQTTRAKLRGDFVTAATANRRDYTVDWVHLKVNDQSGRTVLCKDPFIHSDERVDRLIELVTEPGGGR; translated from the coding sequence ATGAGCCGACGCATCTTCGGGCTGGAGACCGAGTTCGGGGTCACCTGCTCGACCACGTCCGGGCGCGCGCCGACCCCCGAGGAGATCGCCCGCTACCTCTTCCGCAAGGTCGTCGCGTGGGGGCGCTCCTCGAACGTCTTCCTCGGCAACGGCTCCCGCCTCTACCTCGACGTCGGCTCCCACCCCGAATACGCCACCGCCGAATGCGACGACATCCACCAGCTGCTCGTGCACGACAAGGCCGGTGAGGTGCTCATGAGCACGCTCGTGGACGACGCCCAGGAGCGCCTCGAGGCCGACGGCATCGACGGGCGCATCCACCTGTTCAAGAACAACCTCGACTCGGCCGACAACTCCTACGGCTGCCACGAGAACTACCTGCTGCGCCGCCGCGCCGACTTCGCCCGCACGACCGACCAGCTCGTGCCGTTCCTCATCACCCGCCAGATCCTCACCGGCGCCGGGCACGTGCGGATCACCCCCTCCGGCTCCCGGTACGTGTTCTCCCAGCGATCCGATCACATGTGGGAGGCCACGAGCTCGGCCACGACCCGGTCCCGGCCGATCATCAACACCCGCGACGAACCGCACGCCGACGCCGACAAGTACCGGCGCCTGCACGTCATCAGCGGGGACTCCTCGATGTCGCACGCCTCGACCATGCTCAAGGTCGGCATGACCGACCTCGTGCTCCGGCTCCTCGAGGCCGGGGCGATCCTGCCCGATCTCATCCTCGCGGAACCCGTGCGCTCGATCCGGGCCATCTCCCACGACCTGACCGCGACGACGCAGCTGCCGCTGGCCGGCGGCGGCACCGCGAGCGCGCTCGATGCGCAGCGGGCCTACCTCGACCGGGTCCGGGCCCACCTCGGCGAGCACGGCTCGAGCTCCCACGACGACTGGGTGGTCGACCTGTGGCAGCGCGGCCTCGACGCCCTCGCCGGCGGCGACCTGAGCGCCGTCGAGACCGAACTCGACTGGGTGATCAAGAAGCGGCTCATCGACCGGTACGTCGAGGCGGGCGACCGTGCCCTGACCGACCCGCGCGTGCGCCGTCTCGACCTCGCCTACCACGACATCTCCCCGCGCACCGGGATCTTCCACCGGCTCATGGAGCGCGGGCTGGCCACACGGCTCGCGAGCGAGCAGGAGATCGAAGCCGCCACGACGACGCCCCCGCAGACCACCCGGGCGAAGCTGCGGGGGGACTTCGTGACCGCCGCCACCGCGAACCGCCGCGACTACACGGTCGACTGGGTGCACCTCAAGGTGAACGATCAGTCCGGGCGCACCGTGCTGTGCAAGGATCCCTTCATCCACTCCGACGAGCGCGTCGACCGGCTCATCGAGCTCGTCACCGAGCCGGGGGGCGGCCGATGA
- a CDS encoding FKBP-type peptidyl-prolyl cis-trans isomerase: MSRVRAVAGLLAVASLLFGLLGCTEDVPEGPLDRVEVTGDFGRRPQLIAPVPLVVQHSATETIIEGDGRELADGDPVLLAYLAVDAQTGETIDDSYTREPRVLLLSKSEAGPLYSSLLGAREGTRLLRADPPTASTSHPTLVVYDILHTRAWGEELPPPAGADDLPTVTLGERGEPEVTIPDAEPPSQLEVVPLIRGTGPQVRTGGTITVQYTSVAWDTGEVLETTWGNGNAPQTLPFEGLIPAWQGGLTDATAGSQYMIIAPPEDAFGTDTVVFVIDVLAASTAPDPAPEGD; this comes from the coding sequence ATGAGCCGAGTCCGGGCCGTGGCCGGGCTGCTGGCCGTGGCCTCGCTCCTGTTCGGGCTCCTCGGCTGCACGGAGGACGTGCCCGAGGGGCCGCTCGACCGGGTCGAGGTGACCGGCGACTTCGGGCGCCGCCCGCAGCTCATCGCCCCCGTCCCGCTCGTCGTCCAGCACAGCGCCACGGAGACGATCATCGAGGGCGACGGCAGGGAACTGGCCGACGGGGACCCGGTGCTGCTCGCCTACCTCGCCGTCGACGCCCAGACCGGCGAGACGATCGACGACTCCTACACCCGGGAACCGCGCGTGCTGCTGCTCTCGAAGAGCGAGGCGGGGCCGCTGTACTCCTCCCTCCTCGGGGCCCGGGAGGGCACCCGGCTGCTGCGCGCGGACCCGCCCACGGCCTCGACGTCGCATCCGACCCTCGTCGTCTACGACATCCTGCACACCCGCGCCTGGGGCGAGGAGCTGCCCCCACCCGCCGGGGCCGACGACCTGCCCACGGTCACCCTCGGCGAGCGGGGCGAACCCGAGGTGACGATCCCCGACGCCGAACCGCCCTCGCAGCTCGAGGTCGTGCCCCTCATCCGGGGCACGGGCCCGCAGGTGCGCACCGGCGGGACGATCACGGTGCAGTACACGTCCGTGGCCTGGGACACGGGCGAGGTGCTCGAGACGACCTGGGGCAACGGCAACGCGCCGCAGACCCTCCCGTTCGAGGGCCTCATCCCCGCCTGGCAGGGGGGCCTGACCGACGCCACCGCCGGCTCCCAGTACATGATCATCGCCCCGCCCGAGGACGCCTTCGGTACCGATACCGTCGTCTTCGTCATCGACGTGCTCGCCGCGTCGACCGCCCCCGACCCCGCCCCTGAGGGAGACTGA
- the hisF gene encoding imidazole glycerol phosphate synthase subunit HisF — protein sequence MTLAVRVIPCLDVDAGRVVKGVNFENLRDAGDPVELAQRYHDAGADELTFLDVSATVDGRATTTEIVSAAASRLSVPLTVGGGVRTTDDVDRLLRAGADKVGVNTAAIARPELISEIAERFGSQVLVLSVDARRTRDGARTASGYEVTTHGGRRGTGIDAVDWAARAAAAGVGEILLNSIDADGTNAGFDLEMIRAVRAAADVPLIASGGAGTAEHFVEAVQAGADAVLAASVFHFGVVTIAEVKAALAGAGVPVR from the coding sequence ATGACCCTGGCCGTCCGCGTGATCCCGTGCCTCGACGTCGACGCCGGCCGCGTCGTCAAAGGCGTGAACTTCGAGAACCTGCGCGATGCCGGGGACCCGGTCGAACTCGCCCAGCGCTATCACGACGCGGGGGCCGACGAGCTGACGTTCCTCGACGTGAGTGCGACCGTCGACGGCCGGGCGACGACGACCGAGATCGTCTCGGCGGCCGCGTCGCGGTTGTCGGTGCCGCTGACCGTCGGCGGGGGAGTGCGCACCACCGACGACGTCGACCGGCTGCTGCGGGCCGGGGCCGACAAGGTCGGCGTCAACACCGCCGCGATCGCGCGCCCCGAACTCATCTCCGAGATCGCCGAGCGGTTCGGCTCGCAGGTGCTCGTGCTCTCGGTCGACGCCCGGCGGACCCGCGACGGCGCCCGGACGGCGTCCGGCTACGAGGTCACCACCCACGGGGGGCGTCGCGGCACGGGCATCGACGCGGTCGACTGGGCCGCGCGCGCCGCCGCGGCCGGGGTGGGGGAGATCCTGCTCAACTCGATCGACGCCGACGGCACGAACGCCGGCTTCGACCTCGAGATGATCCGCGCCGTGCGGGCCGCCGCCGACGTGCCGCTCATCGCCTCCGGCGGCGCCGGCACGGCCGAGCACTTCGTCGAGGCCGTCCAGGCGGGCGCGGACGCCGTGCTCGCCGCGTCCGTGTTCCACTTCGGGGTCGTGACGATCGCCGAGGTCAAGGCCGCGCTCGCCGGGGCCGGCGTCCCCGTGCGCTGA